ACAAACTAATTGAGAAACACACATACATTATATTCCTAAAGTTTATAACCTGGTTAACACTTTTGAGTCTTTCCTCATGATAAGACTTATACAGATTGTGTATTTTAGTGAGAAATAAACTCACCATACTTGTCAAGTTCATGAATGATCTGAGATCATGAAATGACTTTGGTCAATAAAGCACACTATGTGAATTGATGGTAATTTCACGTATcccattaatttaaaatgtatttaaaaattaatatatgagtttgtatagtacagcaggtagggtttaactgtgcatgcagccaacccgaatTTGCATTGGCATTCCACATTGGGCCCCAAGCAcagcaagagtaattcttgagtgcagagccagaagtaactccctgAACATGGTAGGTGttgcacaaataaaaaaaaaatctatatttatcaTTAAGTTAGATTTATTCCCTCAAgtttggggttggagatataaTAGAGTGCTTGCAGTCAATCTtggtttggttcctggtactgagtcaggattaagccctgcaTCCCCCAGTGTGGGCCCAAAGCAAAATATACACAAATGAAAAGAACATATTCTAAACAGAAAAATTGGGATCGGATATTCAGCATAAAAGTTTTGTGGCCAATGGTGAGTCAACTATAGGCAGAAAGAGTTGTAActcaaactataaaattatatgcatcattaaaatactttataaaatatattcattttttcttgaaaCTAGGTATTAAATGTTTCCTGAGATTATTATGCTTATTGTAGAATACAAAATAGAAACTGAATATAAAATTGTCTATAAAATGATTTAAGGTAGTGTAAGGGAATTTTATTGGTTTCTGCCATATATATGAATTCAATAATATTTGCTTATGACGTAtgaatatagttatattttttttcaaagttcatATAAGACTTTATAGACTCACCTGAGTTACTGCATGATCATCTCTAGAAGATACTAAATCACCTGACACCAAAAGAGGTTCACTTTTCTCACAACTCTCTTGGCTGATGAGGGTGTCAGCATAGTTGGGCTGTGGGAAGATCAGGTGACTTTTGCGCGAGTCTGCAGTCAGGGACACCTCATGCGAGTAGGTCTGCAGGAAAGCCCTGACCCCGTCCACGCCCACAAAGTGCGAGGCAGGCACGCCAGCCAATCCGCTTGCAGAAGCCTGCAGCAGGCGCGATGAGTGCCAGCGCCTCAGCCTGAGTGCCAGCAGCATGATGACAAAGGCCAGGAAGACACAAGAGACCACGGCCACTGCCACCACCAGGTAGAGAGTGAGGTCTGAATCCTCCTGTTTGGTGGGAGCACTGATGCTGTCCAGGTCTGCCAGGACATCTGGGATGCTGTCAGCAACGGCCACTGTGAGGGTGACAGTGGCTGAAAGAGGGGGGTGCCCATGGTCCTGGACCACTACCACCAGGTTCTGCTTGAGGGCATCTCTGTCCAGCAGGGCGCGGGCAGTGCACACCTCACCAGTGTGCAGGCCCACAGAGAACAGCCCTGGCTCACTGGCCCTGAGCAGGCGGTAGGACAGCCAGGCATTCTGACCTGAGTCTCTGTCCATTGCCACCACCTTGGTCACCAGGTATCCAGGCTCTGCAGAGCGGGGAGCCAGTTCTACCCCAGTGGAGCCATCAGTAGGGAGCGTGGGGTATAGGATCTCAGGAGCATTGTCATTCTGGTCAAGCACAAATATACTCAATGACACATTGCTGCTGAGTGGCGGGTTGCCACTGTCCCGTGCTATCACCCACAACTGCAGGTCACGGAACTGTTCATAGTCGAAGGAGTGCAGTGCATAGAGGACGCCTGTGTCTGAATTGATGGAGACATAGGAGGACAGAGGTGCCCTCTGGACGGTATCCTCTACAAGGTAGTAAATGATCTCAGCGTTCTCTCCATAGTCGGGGTCATAGGCCCTCACTGAGCCTATAGAGGATCCCTTGGGATTATTTTCTGGTATAAAGGCGGAGTAGGAGGCTTGAGTGAATtcaggagggttgtcatttgtgtCTGCCACATTCAATGAGACGTGTGTTTCAGTAGACAGGGTGGGACTTCCTCTGTCAGTGGCAGTCACAGTGATGTTGTAGCTGGGAACCAGTTCTCTGTCTAAGGGTGTGTCTGTTACTAAACGGTAGTAATTCCCATACgatttttctaatttaaagagGGGATTCCCTTTGATGAAGCAGACCACTTGTCCATTTTCCTCAGAATCTTGATCATTCACATTTAAAAGGGCGATCAATGTACCACTAGGAGAGTTTTCCAGAATGGAGTTGGAGAGAGAAGTGACAACTATTTCAGGTGCATTGTCATTCACATCTAAAACTGTGATCAGGACTTTGGCTCGAGCAGAATATCCTGCATTATCCATTGCTTGGACTTCCATCTCATAGAATCCTGATTCTTCATGGTCCAACTCCCCTATTGTTGAAATTGTCCCTAAATCACTATCGAGTTTGAAAACCTGGGCAGCTTTGCTATCTACATACCGGAAGGAATACGTCACTTCTGCATTGGCTCCTTCATCTGGGTCCGAGGCATTTACCACAAGTAACGTGGTGCCCAGGGGCACATTCTCTGGAACACTCACGTGATACTCGGCCTGCGCAAACACCGGCGCGTTGTCATTCGCATCGACAACCATCACACGGATGCTAGCGGTGCCAGTGCGCCTGGGGTCGCCTGCATCAGAGGCCAGGAGAACCAGGTGGTGAACTGCCTCTTCCTCGCGGTCCAGGGCGCTCTCCAGCACCAGCTCTGGGTACTTGTTCCCATCTGCTCCGCTTTGCACTTCCAGGGAGAAGTGAGGATTGCTACTGAGCTCATAGCTCTGGAGCGAGTTCTTTCCAATATCTGGATCCCAAGCGTGGGGAAGGGGGAACCTCATTCCAGTGGCTGCGttttcactcatttttatttctaattcgaCTTCCTGAAAGTGGGGGGCATTATCATTAATGTCCCTCACTTCTACCAGCACGCCGTATATTTTCGCTCGATCCTCCACCAGAATTTCCAGATTTAATTGACACTTGCTGACCCCCACGCAGAGCTCTTCCCGGTCTATCCTGCCCGCGGTGACCAGACTGCCGCTTCGCGGGTTCAGAGCAAAAAGTTGAGTCCTACCTCTGGAGACGATGCGGACTCCACGCTCCTCGAGTTCCTGGGGTTCCAATCCCAGATCCTTGGCGATGTTGCCCACCCTAGAGCCTTTCTCCAACTCCTCGGGAATTGAATAGCGGATTGGGGTGCCTCCAGTTTCGCGCAGAATCCCCTGGAGAATTCCCAGCAGGACCAGCCCTTTATAGCCCAGGTGCAGCTGCGCAGAAATCATGGCCAATTTCTCGAGGATTGTTCCCAGTTCTTCCCTCGACCAGTGATGCCAGGAGCAGCTCTTTCGACCTCAGAATCCAACAATTGAGGAGAGGGGCTCCTCCATTCAGTTTCTTCTCAGTGGGCAGAAGattggtttttatttctctgtgctTTGTGCTTGGAGAGCATGCACCACCAGAGGGTTTGGGCTTTTCTCTCCCCGATTGGTGAACAGCGGCGCTTAGAGTCCTAATCAATAACTGCACAATATTGAACTCAGGAAGATTTGGgggttttatttcttaaagagcTTCGCCTAGTGTTCTTCAAGAAGAGATAGAAGTGTAGCTCACAGTAGTTGTTTTAATTtcagtgaaatttaaaaaaaattttttaaatttcagtgaaTTTTGACATTCATTAATTTcagtaatctttttatttcttaacgaTTTTAATACGCAACCACTTTATTGAGATTATCTGTTGGTGTTTTCTACTTTTCCAATGAGGTTTTAAGTGAATCTGAAGTTTCTATACATAATTTTAACTCATAACTTCAGTGACCTGCTTTATCGTTTATGCCACACATCGCTAAAAGCGATCTCTCTCTAGTAGTCtaataaatgtaataaacatttaattcatttattatcaCTTAGTTACAATTTGGGgaaaatctttttatatattcttaaactTGACTAAATATTTGAAAGAACTCTTTTAACAGGTTGTCggtactaaatatttaaaaaacaaaatttcatggTAACGTGGAAACCTAAAAATAGgaaacattattgtaattatcACATTATCAAAATCATATTGGGCAGGATGTCAAATGAAATCCACACCTTAACATTTATAGATTAAAATGTAACATTCAACTCACAGTTCTTGGGAATAAAGGTAGCATGTCACAATTTTCTTAATAGATCATATATTTCAAGagaaatataatttacatataagtacatatcttacataaataaaacataaagtacAGTAAGGTCAGTTATCCAAAGAATATTATGAACTTGCCTTTATGGGGGGTCATAAATCTAATTCCAATTACTGATAAATGCTGACAATAAATTTGGAAGCCcatcaaaatacaataaaaattttaattgtgttttcaTGTATTTAGAATCTAATTATAAGCATATTTAGCACCATAGCATAAAATATTCTACCTACaatatatggttttattttggggttacctTTGGTGAtgactccatgctcagaggtcattcccaGAGTGGTTTGGAGGACCGTGAGGTGTTGGCAATCAAATCTAGATCTCCTGCAAACTAAGATGCACTCAGCATTGAGTGACCTCTCTggacctctattttattttattttgggaaaaacTGAATCACAGCCTATAGTCCTCAGGGTCTttacctggctctgggctcaggagtgaccctttgcAGTACTGGGAGTccacatgaggtgctgggatgAAACAGAGCtcagtcacatgtaaagcaagtgccttgcccctgtactattgctatagTCCTTCCAATTGATATGTTTTAAATAGAAAGGAAATCTAGTTCTGAGGAGAAGAATTAGTATAAAATTGACCTATTCAtgagtcagagtgatagaacaatgggtatttatttgccttgcatatggcccactcaaatccctagcatccataggtcccccaagtccgccaggagtgattcctgagagcagagccaaaaataacccctaagcatgtctgtgtgtggcccaaacaaaacaaattgaccTTATTCAGTAGAAATCAAAGAATCCTTATTAGCAAATGTTAAGTTATCACTATACTAGTCCTTAAAACTTTTTCTCTTGCGTTTTCTTCTGAAGAAAAGAAACACCtacagaagcaaacatttatgTTTTAGTTAAGTTAAAACTGCTTAAATTAGAGAAGACTCATAATACTCACTTTacacaatatataaaattttgtatgtGCTTAAAGAATACATTAGGAGTTAAAAGTGAAGGTACTGTGcacattgaaaaaaatagaaagtattacAGACAAAGAAACCTAAAGTAGACACTATCAACTTGCCAAAATATTGGTGTGAAAATCAAACCAAACTCATTTACAATAAGTCATTCActgtggagccagagtggtggcacaagcagtagggcatttgcttttcatgtgctaacctaggatggaccacggttcaataccccacatcccatatgatcccccaagccaagagcgatttctgagtgcatagtcaggagtaacccctgagcataaccaggtgtggccccaaaagaaaaaaagagtcattCACTGAAACTCACGTGAACAGATGTGACTGAGCTAGAGATTAATCTTGCATTCTCATCAGGGACATTTACTACTGAAGTGATTTCATTGGAAAGATTTTGATCTTGAATCAGGACCACTTCTAGTGACAAAGTGAGAAAGTTAAAACTGGATTTCTGAGAACTGAAAGCAAGAATTGAAAGACAGGTTAAAAGTAGGAGTAAGGCAACGTTCCTTTGTTGTAAACGGGAGAACCCTGGTTCAGACATAGAACACAGGCCAGACTGAAAGCAGCCCTTGGTGGAAACAGCTGTCACAAGGCTATAGCCAGAACCACCATGAGAAGGAAGAGCACAGAAATAAGGGCCAAGCTCAGCTCCAGGTAAAACTGGAGGGTCACCCTGAGGGTCAGAGGCTTTAGGTTCCTTACTAAGCTCTGGCAGCACCTCTTGCAAGCTGTCCCTGAAAAACAAATGCAGTGTGGTAGACGACTGATCCCTATCACACACAGCAGCCAGCAGGTGTGGAAGCAATGAATCCTTGTCAAAGAGCACCTCACCAGTGCACAGCCCCAGGCTCACTGCCCTGCTAAGGTGGTATGTCAGCCAGGCATTGTGTCCATCATCTGCATCCACTGTCACCACCCAGCTGACCGGTATCTGGGCTATGAGGCTCGGTTCACCATGTCAAAGAGTGCAGAGCTGTAGGTCCTTAGGGTAGGGTGTAGCACCCTGGGAGTGTTGTCATTGAGGTCGCACACCAGCACGAGCAGGTTCACATTGGTGCTGAGACAGGCGTCACCTAATTGTGGATGGCTCGAGGTGTGAACACCATTCCACTGTGCAAGATCTGGAGGCCCCAGGTCACTGGCCACAATGGAGTAGGAGATTTGGCCGTTGAGACCCAGGTCAAGTTCAAAAGTACTGATTGAGGCCCATGGAGGATTATTCTTGGCCATatggaccatgtaggatgcctcGTGGCAAACATGCACATTATCTTTCCTATGTCTTCCCTTATGTTTTGACGTTCCCTTACATCTAGAGTTACTCTTATGCTGGAGGAAAGGTGCTTATGGTATAACTTACAAATTTCAAAGTCTATGGGGTCTTTGGATTTAATTTCTCTACCTTGATGGtctatcataaaaatatatccaaTATCTTGATGTGTTCTGAAGAAGTACTTGATTTCTGCATTTATGTTCTCATCCTGGTCAGTGGCAGTCACTGCTAACACAGAGATGCCTGGAGGCAAGTTCTCCCTAAGAATAACTCTGTACACATCCTGACTGAACACTGGAGGATTATCATTGGCATCCATAACTTCAATCCTGATTTATGCAGTGCCAGTTTGGACAAGGTTGCCCCCATCCAGTGCAGTTAAGACCAGAATATAGGGACTTTATTGTTCCAATAAATTTTGGGTTCTCCAAAACTAACTCTGGGACATTCTTACTTTCAGTCTTCTCCTTCACCATCAGAGAGAAATACTCATTCTAGCTGAGTTGGTAATTCTGGAGTTTGGCCCTATATCTGCATCAACAGTGGATTCCAAACTAAATTTTACTGAGCTCCTAGGATTACAAGTTCATTGATTTGTAAAACAATGCTGTCTTGGAGAATATGAGGCAAATTGTCAGTTATATCTTCTATCTGAAAAAATTCAGAGTTTTCTGTGCTATGATATCTAGGGGGCGGGacacaaaggtttttttttggggggggtacagaACTACTCCCAATCTATTCAATCATTAAAAgcattttcattctctgtgttcacagtaatgtttttatGCACTTACTCTCAGATTTAGAGTAAATAAATACCAGTCATGCAACCTCAGGTCCTCAGCAATTTTCTCCATCATAGAGACCTAACCTAGGCCATTTTTCTGTAATAGAGTAGCAGATCTGCTGGTAAAGTGCTCAACAATACAAAGACAGCAGGAAGAAAAAGAGTACTTGTCTGCCctatgccccccccctttttttttctctctgtgctGCTGGAGCTGTGCAATGCTTATTTTCTTCCACTGTATAGAAAACTCAATGGTCCCAGTTTGAAGG
This window of the Suncus etruscus isolate mSunEtr1 chromosome 14, mSunEtr1.pri.cur, whole genome shotgun sequence genome carries:
- the LOC126027846 gene encoding protocadherin gamma-A12-like produces the protein MISAQLHLGYKGLVLLGILQGILRETGGTPIRYSIPEELEKGSRVGNIAKDLGLEPQELEERGVRIVSRGRTQLFALNPRSGSLVTAGRIDREELCVGVSKCQLNLEILVEDRAKIYGVLVEVRDINDNAPHFQEVELEIKMSENAATGMRFPLPHAWDPDIGKNSLQSYELSSNPHFSLEVQSGADGNKYPELVLESALDREEEAVHHLVLLASDAGDPRRTGTASIRVMVVDANDNAPVFAQAEYHVSVPENVPLGTTLLVVNASDPDEGANAEVTYSFRYVDSKAAQVFKLDSDLGTISTIGELDHEESGFYEMEVQAMDNAGYSARAKVLITVLDVNDNAPEIVVTSLSNSILENSPSGTLIALLNVNDQDSEENGQVVCFIKGNPLFKLEKSYGNYYRLVTDTPLDRELVPSYNITVTATDRGSPTLSTETHVSLNVADTNDNPPEFTQASYSAFIPENNPKGSSIGSVRAYDPDYGENAEIIYYLVEDTVQRAPLSSYVSINSDTGVLYALHSFDYEQFRDLQLWVIARDSGNPPLSSNVSLSIFVLDQNDNAPEILYPTLPTDGSTGVELAPRSAEPGYLVTKVVAMDRDSGQNAWLSYRLLRASEPGLFSVGLHTGEVCTARALLDRDALKQNLVVVVQDHGHPPLSATVTLTVAVADSIPDVLADLDSISAPTKQEDSDLTLYLVVAVAVVSCVFLAFVIMLLALRLRRWHSSRLLQASASGLAGVPASHFVGVDGVRAFLQTYSHEVSLTADSRKSHLIFPQPNYADTLISQESCEKSEPLLVSGDLVSSRDDHAVTQVSL